GCTCACAGCCGCCTACGCGACACGGCTGTGGCTGCTGGCCTTCCGCGGGCGGGGCACCGAAGCCCCCGACCACGGACGTCAGCCGCTGACGATGACCGTGGTCCTCTGGGTCCTCGCGGCCCCGTCCCTCGCCCTCGGCGCGTTCTCCTACCGCGTGCTGCCCGACTGGTTCGACGGCCGCGACCTCACCCCGACCCTCACCACCTCCGTCGCCGGCACGGGCGTGGCCCTGATCGGCGGCATCGTCACCTACGCGGCCTGGCGGCACACCAGTACGGTCACGGGCCGCGTCCCGATGGGTGCGGTCGCCGCCCACCCCGAGGGCGACGCCGGCCTGGTCGAGGCCGAAGCCATCGCCACCCACGAGCCCGCATACGGAGACGTGGCCTACGCGCCCGACCCCGCGGACCCCGGACGGTTGCTGCTCGGCCCACTGCACCGCCACGCGGCCGTCGGTTTCCACCTGGACGCGCTATACACGGCCCTCTTCGTCCGCCCGGTCCAGGCCGGAGCCACCCTCGTCCGGTTCCTGGACCGCGAAGTCGTCGAGACCTACGTACGCGGCGCGGGAACACTGCCCCGCTGGCTCGGCAGCGCCGTACGACGGGCCCAGACCGGCAATCTGCAGACCTATGTGAGCGCGCTGCTCGCCGGCACCGTCGTCCTCGCGGTCGCCGTCGTCCTCGTCGCCACGGGAGCGTGAGCAGGCGTGATCGATATCAACGAGTCCGTGATGCAGTTCCTTCTGGCGTTCGTCGTGGCCGGCCCGCTCCTCGGCGCCGTCACGGCTCTGCTGCCGGCGCCGCCCGGACTGAAGGGGAAGTCGCCGGACCAGGCCGTACTGCGGCACGGGGTGACGGTCACCGGCGTGATCCTCATCGCCGCGATCGTCCTGGCACTCGGCTTCGACCACGACCATCCGTCGAAGATGCAGGCCACGACCGACATCAGCTGGATCCCCGCACTCGACGTGCGCATCCACCTCGGCCTCGACGGCATCTCCCTCCCCCTTCTGGTCCTGACCGCGCTGCTGACCTTCCTCTGCGCGCTCTACTCGTACTTCAAAATGCCCGCGGGCCCCACCCCGAAGGCCTTCGTCGCACTGCTGCTCATGCTTGAGTCCGGCACCCTCGCGACGTTCGCCGTCCTTGATCTGCTGCTGTTCTTCCTCGCGTTCGAGATGGTGCTCGTCCCGATGTACTTCCTCATCGCCCGCTGGGGCGGCGAGGAGCGCCAGGCCGCCGCCTGGCGCTTCATCCTCTACACACTGCTCGGCTCGGTCGTGATGCTGCTCGGCCTGCTCCTGATCGGGATCAAGGCGGGCACATTCGACATGGTGGCACTCGCCACTGACAACGGCCGGTCGCTGTCCGCATCCGTGCAGGTCATCGCCGTTCTGGCGATCGGGATCGGGCTCGCGGTCAAGACCCCGATGTGGCCGCTGCACAGTTGGCTGCCCGACGCCCACACCGCCGCGCCGACCGTCGGCTCGGTCCTGCTGGCCGGCGTCCTGCTGAAGATGGGTACGTACGGGTTCGTCCGGATTCTGCTGCCGATCGCCCCCGACGGCTTCCGCGAGTTCGCGCCCTACCTCGCCGCCTTCGCCGTGGTCGGGATCATCTACGGATCCCTGGCCTGCCTCGCCCTCGCCAAGCGTGGCGCGAAGGGCGATCTCAAGCGGCTCATCGCCTACTCCTCCGTCGGCCACATGGGTTTCGTCCTGCTCGGTATCGCCACCATGACCCCGACCGGCGTGAACGGCGCCCTGTTCGCCAACATCGCGCACGGCCTCATCACCGGCCTCCTGTTCTTCCTGGTCGGAGCCCTGAAGGACCGCACCGGCACCACCGACCTCGACACCCTGGCCGAGGAGACCGGCGCCGCCCTGTACGGCAAGGCCCCGCGCCTCGGCGGCCTGCTGGCCTTCGGTGCGGTCGCCTCGCTCGGCCTGCCCGGCCTCGCCGGATTCTGGGGCGAGATGCTGGCCCTGTTCGGCGCCTTCAAGCCCGCCGACGACCTCAGCCGCCCCGCCTTCCTCACCTTCATGGCGATCGGCGCGTTCGGCACCCTCCTGACGGCCGCGTACATGCTCGTCGTGGTCCGCCGCGTCTGCATGGGCGCCGTACCCCAGGACGCCCCCCAGCTCGCCGACGTCCACACGTACGAGTTCGCGGCCTGGACGCCGCTCGTCGCCCTCACCGTCGCGGCGGGCCTGTGGCCGAAGGCCCTCCTCGGCCTCACCGACCCGGCCGTCCAGCAGCTCCTCGCAGGAGGCACCCGATGAGCACCCTGGTCGCCATCGCTCAGCCATTGGCTTCTTCGGCCGAGCCCCTGGCCGCGAACCTCGTGCAGTCCGTCGACTGGCTCGCGATCGCGCCACCCACCCTCACGGCGGTCGTCGGACTCGTTGTTCTCGTCGCAGACCTTTTCGTCGGCGAGCAGAAGAAAGCCCTGCTCGGGTGGTTCTCGGTCGCGGGCCTGGCAGCCTCCGTGCTCCTGCTGCTCCCCCTCCTGGACGGCGACCGCAGCACCTTCTGCCTGACCGGCGACGCCGACGTGTGCAGCTATGCGGCCGACCGCTTCACGCTCGTCATCCAGTTCCTCGTCCTTGGCGGCGCCCTCCTGGCGGCCCTCCTGTCGGTCACCACCCTCAAGGACGCCGACAAGAGACTCCCCGAAGGGGAGTACTGGTTCCTGCTGCTCTCCTCGGCCGCCGGCGCCGCACTCCTGCCCGCCTCCCGAGACCTGGCGACCCTCGTCGTCGCCCTGGAAGTCGCCTCCCTGCCCGCCTTCGCCCTCGTCGGCATCCGGCACGGCGACAGGAAGTCCTCCGAAGCGGCCCTGAAGTTCTTCCTTTCCTCGGTCACCGCGACCGCGGTCAGCCTCATGGGCATCAGCTTCGTGTACGCCTCCACGGGCACCCTCTACCTCACACAGGTCGCCGACCGCATCCAGAACGTCGACGGACAGCTCCACACCCTCGCCCAGACCGGCGTCGTCCTCACCCTCGTCGGCTTCGCCTTCAAGACGGCCGCCGTCCCCTTCCACTTCTGGGTGCCCGACACCTACGTAGGCGCACCCCTCCCGATCGCCGCCTACTTGTCGGTCGTGGGCAAGGCCGTTGGCTTCTCCGGCCTGATCCTCGTCACCGTCGTCGCCCTGCCGTCGTACGCCGACGTCTGGGGCCCGGCGCTCGCCGCGCTCGCCGCGCTCACCATGACCGTCGGCAACGTCGGCGCCCTCCGACAGCAGGCCACGCGCGCGTACAGCGCCGTACGGCTGCTCGCCTGGTCCTCCATCGGCCAGGCCGGCTACCTCCTCGTCCCGATCGCCGCCGCCGCGTACTCCGACGACGCCGAGCGATCCGTCGGCTCCACCGTCGCCTACGCCCTCATGTACGCCGCCGTGAACCTCGGCGCCTTCGCGGTGGCCGCGCTGGTGGGCCGCACGA
This portion of the Streptomyces canus genome encodes:
- a CDS encoding NADH-quinone oxidoreductase subunit N, which gives rise to MSTLVAIAQPLASSAEPLAANLVQSVDWLAIAPPTLTAVVGLVVLVADLFVGEQKKALLGWFSVAGLAASVLLLLPLLDGDRSTFCLTGDADVCSYAADRFTLVIQFLVLGGALLAALLSVTTLKDADKRLPEGEYWFLLLSSAAGAALLPASRDLATLVVALEVASLPAFALVGIRHGDRKSSEAALKFFLSSVTATAVSLMGISFVYASTGTLYLTQVADRIQNVDGQLHTLAQTGVVLTLVGFAFKTAAVPFHFWVPDTYVGAPLPIAAYLSVVGKAVGFSGLILVTVVALPSYADVWGPALAALAALTMTVGNVGALRQQATRAYSAVRLLAWSSIGQAGYLLVPIAAAAYSDDAERSVGSTVAYALMYAAVNLGAFAVAALVGRTRAANRITDYRGLYATNPLAALLLAFFLLCLAGLPPGIIGLFAKVTVFSAAVDAGLGWLAVVMAVNVVIALFYYLQWTTLLFRAPEGEPAAHRVPAPLTAALALTGVLGVALSGAPQLVLRFTDTGLF
- a CDS encoding NADH-quinone oxidoreductase subunit M, with translation MIDINESVMQFLLAFVVAGPLLGAVTALLPAPPGLKGKSPDQAVLRHGVTVTGVILIAAIVLALGFDHDHPSKMQATTDISWIPALDVRIHLGLDGISLPLLVLTALLTFLCALYSYFKMPAGPTPKAFVALLLMLESGTLATFAVLDLLLFFLAFEMVLVPMYFLIARWGGEERQAAAWRFILYTLLGSVVMLLGLLLIGIKAGTFDMVALATDNGRSLSASVQVIAVLAIGIGLAVKTPMWPLHSWLPDAHTAAPTVGSVLLAGVLLKMGTYGFVRILLPIAPDGFREFAPYLAAFAVVGIIYGSLACLALAKRGAKGDLKRLIAYSSVGHMGFVLLGIATMTPTGVNGALFANIAHGLITGLLFFLVGALKDRTGTTDLDTLAEETGAALYGKAPRLGGLLAFGAVASLGLPGLAGFWGEMLALFGAFKPADDLSRPAFLTFMAIGAFGTLLTAAYMLVVVRRVCMGAVPQDAPQLADVHTYEFAAWTPLVALTVAAGLWPKALLGLTDPAVQQLLAGGTR